ATCAAGATAACCATTTGCCATAGTTAATTCATAAAAGTCTACAAGCATTGTTAGATTTCTTTCATTTCTCACATTAAAATCTTTTGAATATATCATAGTTTTTTCCCCTTTGAAATTTAATAAAAGTATATAATGGAATTATAACATAATTATATATTAATGTTTTGTTAGGACTATTATACTAGTATTTTAGGTTTAAGCAAAATATATGATAAATTAAAGTAGGTGGATTAGAGTGGAGAAAAAGCATAATATGAATAATAAAATTGGAGATAGTAAAATAAGCACTAAATTAAGTAAAGAGCAAAGGGACGCTGTTTTTTCTAATAATAGAAATTTATTAGTTACAGCAGGACCAGGAAGTGGTAAAACGGTTGTCATTGTTAATAGAATTGTTCATCTAATAAATGAACAAAATTTTAGCCCAAAGAATATTATTGTAATTACTTTTACAAGAGCTGCAGCTATTAATATGAAAAATAGGTACATTGCTATTAATGGAAGGGCAAGTGTTCCGTTTTTTGGAACATTTCACGGTTTGTTTTATAAAATACTCAAAAATTATTATGGTGAAATAAAAATAATAGATACATTCGAAGTATATAAACTTATAAAAAACGTATTAATGTCCTACCTAGATGAGGTAGGTGATGAAAAGGTAAAAGAAGTTATAAATAATATTTCCGTGTTTAAAACAAGCGATAATACCCTAGAAAAGTTCTCTCCTAGTATTGATAAAGGAATATTTATAGCAGCATATAATATTTATGAGCAATATAGGAAAGAAAGAAATTTATTTGATTTTGATGATTTACAAATAGGATGTAGAGATTTATTTGTAAAAAATTACAAGATACTTCAGGGGTATAGATCTTTATTTAAGCATATCTTAGTTGATGAATTTCAAGATTGTGATTCTATGCAAGTCGAGATATTAAAACTTTTAAATGAGGAAAACTCCATATTTGCAGTGGGGGATGAGGATCAATGTATCTATGGATTTAGAGGGTCAAATCCTGAATGTATGGTTAAGTTCTCAGAGCATTTTGAGGGTGGAGGAAAATTACAACTATCAACTAATTACAGGTGTCCAAAGAATATAGTAGAAATATCCATGAATACTATAAAAAATAATCAGATGAGAAATGAAAAGAACATAATAGCATTTAAAGAGCGAGATGGTGGCATTGTTGTGCTTAATAATGTAAATGAAAATGCACAAGCAGAGGAAATTAGTAATATTATTCAAAAACATATGACAGGCCCAGATAAAAATTATAGAGACAATGCCATATTATATAGAACAAATGTAGAATGCAGAAGCTTAGTAGATGTTTTTATTAAAAAAAGGATTCCTTTCATGCTTTTAGATAAGGAATATGATTTTTTTCAACATTTTATATGTAAAGATATAATTGCATATTTAAAATTAAGTATTGATTTAAGTGATAAAGAAAGTTTTCTTAGAATAATTAATAAGCCATTTAGATATGTAAGCAGATTAAATTTAGATAATATAAAAAGAAATATTGTACGCGAGGATTGTTTTGAAATGTTAAAGGAAATTGATGGTATACCTATATTTCAGATGAAGATGATAGATAAGTTAAAAAAAGATATACATTATTTAAACAAAATTTCATTAGCGAGTGCAATAGATAATTTAGTATTAAGCATAGGGTATCATGATTATATAAAGGAATATTGCACTAAATTTAAAATTGACTTAGGTGAGATGGAAGATGTTATAGACGAATTTAGGCAATCAGCTGAAGGATATAATAATATAATAGCCTTTCTAGCCCATGTAGAACAGGTTAAAGAAGAAATAAGTAAGCATAAGAGAAATGTAGAAGAGGATGCGGTCATACTTAGTACAATTCATGGAGTAAAAGGGATGGAGTTTAAAAACGTATTTTTGATCAATTGTAATGAGGAAAATATCCCACATGCTAATAGTATAGAAAACAACCTAGAAGAAGAGCGAAGACTCTTTTATGTAGGAATAACAAGAGCTATAGATAATGTTTGGTTATGCATTAGTAAAAGCGTTAAAGGAAAGGTTAAAGAAACATCACGATTTATTAAGGAATGCAATATCATAGGTGGTAATGATGTTAACCTACCTTTTAAAGAAGGGGATACAGTAATACATAAAAGTTTTGGAAGTGGGACTGTTATTTCTATTAATGATAAGGACTTAGAGATTAAGTTTGAAGGGGATATTATACGGAAATTTGATACTAGTGTACTTTATAATAACTCTTTGATTTCAAAAGTATAAATCTCCTAATGTTGTCCAATCTGTGGGAATAAACAACTACATAATCATAGGTAATAAAATTATAAATAAAAAAGTACTGCACAAAGGCAAATTCCTAAGTGCAGTACTTTTTTATTTTCAGTTAAAACATTCAAAATAAAAGGATATCTAAATTATAGACTATTTTCAAAATTCTATTCATTATGGAATAGAATAATTTAGTATAAATTAGGTAATACTAGTCAGAGGTAAAATAAATAATAGTGGAAAGTAGAGGATAAAATTGATCATATGTGGAAATTGCGGGAAAGAAGCAGATGAAAATGAAATTTTTTGTTGTTATTGTAGTTATAACCTACAAGAAAGTTTAGAAAATATGCAACAATCGAGGGTAGAGTATGAGAGTGAGAAAAAAAATAATTGGTTTAATAAAATATTGAACAAATAAGAGAGTTTAAATTTTGTCCTACAATAGTTATTAATAGATATAAAACCGATTCAAATTCATAAAAGTGATCAGAAAAGTAAAAAAGGATTATTTACCTAATTGGGTGGATAGTCCTTTTGCTTTTAATGCTGATATTGTTGAATAAAGTTTTTTGGAATTTCGCATATAGGTAAATTTATAAATATTTATTATTAACATAAATTGTGTTAATATGTAACTATTAACAACATAAAAAGTAAATGCTAATGTTTGTTAATACATATTTACATAGCTTTTATTGCGTTTTAATGTAATAAAAAAAGGGGGATCTATTAATGAAAAATTTTAAAAAAATTATGATGATGGGATTTGTGTTATTGATAGCTACGCTGTCAAGACCAGTGATGGCACTGGGGTTAAGTGGTTTTAGCGATGTTACAAATTTTTCTGTGGTAATAGGAGAAAATATGTATACTTTAGAGTATGCGAATGATTTAAATAATGCAAAACAAATTAATGATGCAGTAGTTAAAAGTAAAGGTGATATTTTTATAAAAACAGACGATACCGGTTGGATAAAAAATAATGATGGAACACAAGTGAATAAAGATTCTGTAGACATTTCAACTATTAAATATAATAATGGTATAGAAATAACTCAACAAAAAATTGCTAAGATTAACATTACTTCAACTAAATTAGAAGTTGATAATGCAACTAGTGGTTTTGGAGATGGACATGCAACTTATCAAGTATTAGATTCATTAGGAAATGATATTACAAAGACACCACTTGCTAATGGTATAATCTTCAAATCTGGAGTTGGTACTGTAGAAGGAAGCAATGGTATACTTAAAGTTACACCAAACATGAATATTTTTACATTTACTTCGGGTATAGTAATAACTGCCAATGACCCAATAAGTGGAGTTTCAACAAATGCTATATTAAGAGTTGAATTAGTGGGATCTACACAAGGTAGTACATTAAGTGATATAAAACTTTTATCATTAAAAAATGTTGATAATAAAGTGTTGACTGCAGGGGATACTACAACTGTTTTCTATGCTGGATACCTAGCTACAGATATTAGTGGGAAACCTACAACAAATTATACGCTTATGGAACAGGGCCTAATATTGACTGGTGATCATATGTTGAATATGTCAAACCCATATGTAGTAGCTCAACTTGTAAAAGATCCTACAGACCCATCGATAGGATTAATAAAAGTAACAGCAACTAGCGATACTATTTTAATGGATATGCCAGTAGCGATCACTGCATTTACTTTGAGAGGTACATCTTCAACAATAAGTACTACATTAAAGAAACAAGCGCAAATAGATTCGTTCATATTAATAGTTCCAAGTGAAGTTATATATTCTGGTGAATCAAAGGTAATTCCATTTATAGCACTAGATCAAAATGCAAACTTAATTACAAAATTTAGTGAATTGGATGGCCATGTGAGTCTTATAGGGGCGACCTTTGAAAGGAACTCTGACGGAACTGCTTGCATAAAAAGCAATATAGTTTATAATCCAATGACTGCTTTAATGTCTGCAAATATAACAGCAATTACACCAACAGGTAAGTATAGCAGTATAAATATAAATATTCAGCACAAGTAATTTTGATGGCATGGAACATATTGAAAATTGTATAAATTCCAATTATTACACATAAATTAGGCACAAAGCAAAAAAGGACTATTTACCGAAGTTGGTGGATAGTCCTTTTTTTTTAATGCTGATATTGTTGAATAAATTTTTTTAACATTTCACATATAGGTAGAGATTCATTAATAAAAACGGATACGTCATTGCAATTTTTTTTATAGCCATCCAACATAGTTTGAAAAGACGGATCATCATGTTCTTGCTGAGTGACATATATTAAAAAAGCTGACTTATCGTACATTATTACTTCATTTACTCTCATAGTTACGCCTCCAAAATTCCAATATAGTATATTTAATTATCACTATACAGTATGTCCAAGATTTGCGCAATATAAAAAATGAAATATAAAATAAATATCTTTATGACCTACGTTTACATGGAAATAACTGAAAAAAATGTAAGCGAATTGTTATATAAAAAGCTGTACTCTCTAAGAAGAATACAACTTTAAATAATTTAATATTACTAAAAATGTGGTAAATATATAATAAAGGTAAGTAGTTATTTATTTAGATTAACGATTGTTTCCCTAGTTTAATTAATCTTATAGTTATTAAGGTATTCCTCAGCAGAGTCATATATTAAATTATTCGTGGACATTAAATCTTTTTTCTCTTGGTTTTCAAGTTTATGAGCTAATTTTGTTGTTGATATTTTTTCTATTGTTTTAGTATCGATGATAATCACCTCGACTGTATTATAACACAAGACATGTAAATTATAAAGGATTTTTTGAATGAAGGTAGGAGACATGCTACATGACGAGGTGGAAAAAATTGGAACAGATAGAGCTGTTATATAAAATTACAAATAAACTGTACCATAATAATAAGCCGAAAATAATATTTTATAAGGGTTATTGTTGCAAGATGTAAGCAAAATAAATTATTTGTAATAAATACAAATAATTGGATATAGCATTTTTATATAATATATTATGATATTTAATTATTTATTAATATTGCAGCTCCGAAGGAGATGATTTAAGTTAATATAGTAGTTTTATTGAATATTGTTATATAATGTTATATAATTTCATTAAGCTCATATTCTATGAATATGAGCTTAATTCAGATTAGTAACATTCAAATAATTTTGTGAGAAAGAGGTATAAAAATGAAAATCACAAATGTAAATTTAGAGGAACTGATATTTGCTTTAGATATAGGAACAAGATCTATTATAGGAACAGTTGGTATAATATCTGAAAAAAAATTCCAAGTTCTTTCTGAAAGTTATATTGAACATGAAGAAAGAGCTATGATTGATGGTCAAATTCATGACATTCAATTGGTAGCCAGTGGAGTATTAAAGGTGAAAAAAGAATTAGAAGATAATTTAAATGTTAAATTAACTAAAGTTGCGATTGCAGCAGCAGGGCGCTTTTTAAGGACAACACAAGTTAAGTCTGAAATAGAAGTTGATATTGATAAAGAAATTGATAGGGAAACCATTAGAAGCTTAGAACTCACTGCAGTTAGGATGGCAGAGGAGGAAGTGGCAAAGGCCTCTCAAGGTAAGCTTTATTGTGTAGGATATAGTGTGAAAAATTATTATTTAAATGGATACGTAATCACAAATTTAAAATCACATAAAGGAGAAAAAATTGCAGTAGAGATAATTGCTACATTTCTTCCACGGTCAGTAGTTGATAGTCTATATGCAGTTATGGATAAGGCGTCGCTTGAAGTTGTAAGTTTAACACTTGAACCTATAGCTGCAATGGAAGCTGCCGTGCCACAAAACTTGAGACTTCTAAATTTGGCTTTAGTGGATATTGGCGCAGGAACATCAGATATTGCTATTAGTAGCAAAGATAGTATAAGTGCATATGGTATGGTACCGATGGCAGGGGATGAGGTAACTGAAATAATAGCTCAAGCATATTTAGTTGATTTTAATACTGCTGAGAAAATTAAAAAAGAATGTAGTGGGAAAGATAAAATTCAATACATAGATGTGTTAGGTTTTGAAAATATTTTAGAACCAGAAGAAGTATTAAAAATAATTAATCCTATTGTTGTGAAAATTTCGGAAGAAATTGGAAATAGAATAATTGAATTAAATGGTGGAAAAGCGCCAAATGCAGTATTTCTTGTAGGAGGTGGAGCACATACACCTTTTATTAAAGAAAATATTGTTAAAATTTTAAATCTACCAATTAACCGTGTAGTTATTAAAGGTCGTGATTCAGTAACTGACTGTATATGTGATGCTGGCATGGGAAGTATTGGAGTTACAGTTTTAGGTATAGCGCTGGTATCAATTAAAAGGTTAGGAAATGATTTTGTTGATGTGACGATAAATGATAAGATTATAAGTTTATTTAATGCACATAAACATACTGTGATGGATGTGATGATGCAAGAGGGTATAAATCCTAAGATATTGATTGGTAAAAATGGACGTAATATAAGATTTATAGTTGATGGAATAAAAAGAGTGGCATTTGGAAGCTTAGCTAAGAGTGCTGAAATTAAGATTAATGACTTGCTTAGTAATATTGATTCTGAGGTGGTTGAAGGTGATATCATCGACGTTATCTTTAGTGTAGATGGGAAAAGTGCTGAGCCTAAAATTATGGAGTATGTAAAAAATATCCAAACTGTAAGCTTTTATTTTGAAGATGTAATTCGTAACATTGAGCCTGTAGCATTTATTAACGGTATAAGAACTATAATAAATAGTGTAATAAAAGAAGATGATGATGTTTCAATAGTAATACCTACTACAATTAGTGAATATGCAAAGTATTTTGGTGATGATACTCGTGGCTTAGCTTTTATGATAGATAATAAAAAATTGCTTTCGGATTATGTTATAAAAGAAGGGGACAGAATATATAAAGTAGCAGAAATTACTAAAGAAATTAAGGTGGAAAAAAAAGATAATAAGAATGAACAAAATGAAACACAAAATTTGAATGTTAAAGTGAATAAAAATATGATAGGTCTTAAAGGAAAAGATAAATACATATTTGTAGATATTTTTAATTATGTGGATTTTGATTTGACTATTTCAAAAGGAAACTTAATATTAAAGCTTAATGGTAGTAAAGCTGATTATTATCAGCCGCTAAATGATGGAGATGTAATTGAAATATATTGGGAAAATATTATTGGCACAGAGGAAACAAAATTAAAAAGGTGAAGCGAAGGGGTGGAAATTGTGAATTTTTTAAATATGGCAAAAAATATTGAGAGTGAGTTAATAGATATGAGGCGCGATATACATCAAAATCCAGAATTGGGATTTGATTTATTTAGAACTAGCCAAAAGGTAAAAGATTTTTTAAAGGCGGAAGGCATTGAATTTTATGAGGTAGCACAAACTGGAATCTGTGCTATTATTAGAGGTAATGGTAAAAAAACGGTTGCTTTAAGAGCAGATATGGATGCACTTCCCCTTCAAGATAAGAAAGTCTGTGATTACGCATCTAAGATTAATGGTAAAATGCATGCTTGTGGACATGATGCTCATACTACTATACTTTTAGGTGCAGCTAGGATATTAAATAACATGAAGGATGAACTCAGGGGAAATGTTAAATTGTTTTTTGAGCCAGCAGAAGAAACTACTGGTGGATCGCCTTTAATGATTAAAGAGGGAGTACTAGAGAATCCGAGTGTTGATGCTGTTATTGGACTTCATGTAGAAGAATGGTTAGAAGCTGGAACTGTTGGTTTAAAAAGAGACATCGCGTACGCTGCATCAAATCCATTTACTATAAAAATAATAGGTAAAGGTGGGCATGGTGCAAGCCCACATGTGACTATTGATCCTATTGTAATAGCAAGCAACGTTATAGTTGCACTTCAAAGTATTGTAAGTCGCGAGATTCCACCTACAGATCCTGCAGTTATAACTGTAGGTTCAATTCATGGTGGCACAGCTCAAAACATTATCCCTGAAGATGTAACAATATCAGGGATTATTAGGACGATGAAGAGTGAACACAGGGAATATATAAAGAAAAGATTAGTCCAGGTAGTTGAAGGTATAGTTAAAGCCATGAGAGGTGAATGTGAGATTAAAATTGAGGAAAGCTATCCATGTCTTCATAATAATGATGAGCTTTCAGAGATGTTTGAGAATAAGTCAAAAGAACTAATCGGAGAAAGCAATGTTTATAAATTAGATAAGCCTACTATGGGTGTGGAAAGTTTTGCTTATTTCTCTATGGAAAAACCATCGCTATTTTATTTCTTAGGGAGTGGAAACAAGGAAAAAGGTATAATAAACCCGGCTCATGGAAGTTTATTTGATATAGATGAGAGCTGTTTATCAATAGGTGTAGCTATGCAATGTACGTTAGCTTATGAATTTCTATTGAAATCATAATGCAACTTAGTATATAATTGATACTTGATGTGAATTTTTAATAGCGTAGATTAATTATGTATAGAAGTTAATCAATAGATAAAAGAGATCTAGGAGGATATGTATGAGGATAGAAATTGGAGCAAATGAAGCAGGACAAAGAACAGATAAATTTATGAGGAAGGTACTTGGAGATGTGCCACTCAGCAAAATATATAAAGCTTTTAGAAAAGGTGATATTAGAGT
This window of the Clostridium estertheticum genome carries:
- a CDS encoding ATP-dependent helicase, whose protein sequence is MEKKHNMNNKIGDSKISTKLSKEQRDAVFSNNRNLLVTAGPGSGKTVVIVNRIVHLINEQNFSPKNIIVITFTRAAAINMKNRYIAINGRASVPFFGTFHGLFYKILKNYYGEIKIIDTFEVYKLIKNVLMSYLDEVGDEKVKEVINNISVFKTSDNTLEKFSPSIDKGIFIAAYNIYEQYRKERNLFDFDDLQIGCRDLFVKNYKILQGYRSLFKHILVDEFQDCDSMQVEILKLLNEENSIFAVGDEDQCIYGFRGSNPECMVKFSEHFEGGGKLQLSTNYRCPKNIVEISMNTIKNNQMRNEKNIIAFKERDGGIVVLNNVNENAQAEEISNIIQKHMTGPDKNYRDNAILYRTNVECRSLVDVFIKKRIPFMLLDKEYDFFQHFICKDIIAYLKLSIDLSDKESFLRIINKPFRYVSRLNLDNIKRNIVREDCFEMLKEIDGIPIFQMKMIDKLKKDIHYLNKISLASAIDNLVLSIGYHDYIKEYCTKFKIDLGEMEDVIDEFRQSAEGYNNIIAFLAHVEQVKEEISKHKRNVEEDAVILSTIHGVKGMEFKNVFLINCNEENIPHANSIENNLEEERRLFYVGITRAIDNVWLCISKSVKGKVKETSRFIKECNIIGGNDVNLPFKEGDTVIHKSFGSGTVISINDKDLEIKFEGDIIRKFDTSVLYNNSLISKV
- a CDS encoding cell division protein FtsA, translated to MKITNVNLEELIFALDIGTRSIIGTVGIISEKKFQVLSESYIEHEERAMIDGQIHDIQLVASGVLKVKKELEDNLNVKLTKVAIAAAGRFLRTTQVKSEIEVDIDKEIDRETIRSLELTAVRMAEEEVAKASQGKLYCVGYSVKNYYLNGYVITNLKSHKGEKIAVEIIATFLPRSVVDSLYAVMDKASLEVVSLTLEPIAAMEAAVPQNLRLLNLALVDIGAGTSDIAISSKDSISAYGMVPMAGDEVTEIIAQAYLVDFNTAEKIKKECSGKDKIQYIDVLGFENILEPEEVLKIINPIVVKISEEIGNRIIELNGGKAPNAVFLVGGGAHTPFIKENIVKILNLPINRVVIKGRDSVTDCICDAGMGSIGVTVLGIALVSIKRLGNDFVDVTINDKIISLFNAHKHTVMDVMMQEGINPKILIGKNGRNIRFIVDGIKRVAFGSLAKSAEIKINDLLSNIDSEVVEGDIIDVIFSVDGKSAEPKIMEYVKNIQTVSFYFEDVIRNIEPVAFINGIRTIINSVIKEDDDVSIVIPTTISEYAKYFGDDTRGLAFMIDNKKLLSDYVIKEGDRIYKVAEITKEIKVEKKDNKNEQNETQNLNVKVNKNMIGLKGKDKYIFVDIFNYVDFDLTISKGNLILKLNGSKADYYQPLNDGDVIEIYWENIIGTEETKLKR
- a CDS encoding M20 metallopeptidase family protein, giving the protein MAKNIESELIDMRRDIHQNPELGFDLFRTSQKVKDFLKAEGIEFYEVAQTGICAIIRGNGKKTVALRADMDALPLQDKKVCDYASKINGKMHACGHDAHTTILLGAARILNNMKDELRGNVKLFFEPAEETTGGSPLMIKEGVLENPSVDAVIGLHVEEWLEAGTVGLKRDIAYAASNPFTIKIIGKGGHGASPHVTIDPIVIASNVIVALQSIVSREIPPTDPAVITVGSIHGGTAQNIIPEDVTISGIIRTMKSEHREYIKKRLVQVVEGIVKAMRGECEIKIEESYPCLHNNDELSEMFENKSKELIGESNVYKLDKPTMGVESFAYFSMEKPSLFYFLGSGNKEKGIINPAHGSLFDIDESCLSIGVAMQCTLAYEFLLKS